CTCCCACGTCATGTCAGGCTCGAACGCACGAACGAGAATCGGTTTACCGTATTTGGTCTCGCCAATCTGGAAGAATGGCGTGTCATCGCTGGCTTCGACGAAGTTGCCTTCGGGATAGACGAGGAACAGGCGCGGTTCGGAACCTTTGATCTGGCCGCCGAGAATCAGCGTCGCATTGAACGTCGCATCGGCGCGCTGGCCGGTCATGGCGTTCTCGGCGATGGTTTCCTTGAGCATATCGCCCACCAGACGCGCGATCTGGAACATCGTCGGCGCTTGCATGATCGACGGCGCGCGATCCTCGGGCGCCTTGTTGCGCTCTTCGAGTTTGGAAATGACGGCCTGAGTCGTTGCGAGGTTACCGGCTGACAGGATTGTGATGAAGCGCTCTCCGGGTTCGGAGAACGTCCGCATCTTGCAGAACGACGAAATGTTGTCGACACCCGCGTTCGTGCGCGTGTCGGACATGAATACCAGACCGTTGTTGAGCCGCATTCCTACGCAGTAGGTCATTGCCGGTTGCCTCTATTGCTGCACCTGTAGTTCGACAATGAGTTCTTCACTCGCACCGCCGAACCGAGTGCCCGATATAGGTGCCGCGTCGTTATAGTCTAGTCCAGTTGCGACCCTTACATACCGTGTATCCGGCGAAATACCGTTCGATATATCGAATCCTACCCAGCCGAGACTCGGAACCAGCGCCTCTGCCCACGCATGTGTGGCTTCCTGTTCGATGCGGTCGTCCATCAACAGATAACCCGACACATATCGTGCGGGGACGCCGGCATGACGGCAGCATGCGAGGAAGATATGCGTGTGGTCCTGACAGACTCCGTGGCCCGCACTGATCGCGTCTTCAGCGGTCGTCATCGCGTCCGAGCGGCCCGTTTCATAGGCGACAGATTCAAGAATTGCCGCCGACAGCGCGTGGAGCCAGTCGAGCGTGCCGACCTCGCCATCCGTCTTCGACAGAATCGAGCGGCAACCTGCACCCGGTTTGGTGAGCGGGGTCTGGTTTTCGAATAGCCAGCACGGTGCGTTGCCCGAATGCGGGCCATAGACGCCGTGGGTGTCCACGATTTCGACGACGCCTTGGCTCACCAGCGTAACTTGCGTGGTGTTCGGCTCGAAGCTCACCAGCGTAACGTGGTTCTGATGGTGATCTTCATAGGACAGCTCGACTTTGCCGCCTTCGACCTGAATGTCCCATTCAAGCACAGTCTGGTTGCGCGTGCCTTTCGGCGTGACGCGCAACTGCTGGAGACCGAAGGGCACGGGTTCGTCGTAGCTGTAGGTCGTACGGTGAATGATGTGCAGTTTCTGGGTCATGCGTAGAACCTGTAATCGACTTCGATCTGGTTGCCGAGTTCGGCTACGCTCTTCAGGTACTCCTGAATGAACTCGTGCAGACCGTCGTCGAGCACTTCGTCGATTGATCGTTGCATGGTCCGCAGCGCGAGCTTGTCCGCCATGTCATGGCATTTCAGGCGCGTGCCGTAGTCCGCCATCAGATACCCGAGGTTATCGCGGATCTTGTCCGTACAGAACGACAGGCTGCGGGGCATACGCTTGTCCAGAATCAGGAACTGCGCGATTTCGCGGGGGCGTGGATCCTGCCCGTAGGAAATCTGGAAGCCGCCTTCGGCAGATACCGAACGCAGGATCGTCTGCCACTGGACGTTATCCAGCGACGAGCCGACCGACATCGCGGAGGGCAGCAGCACGTAGTACTTCACATCCAGAATGCGGGCGGTGTTGTCGGCGCGCTCCACGAACGTCCCGATACGCGAGAAGTCGTAGAAGTCGTTGCGCAGCATGGTGCCGTGGGTCGCGCCGCGCACGTAGGCGGTCCGCTGACGGATCATCTGGAGCACTTCAGGAAGATCGCGTTCGGCAACCTTACGGGCGAGTTTGTTGCACAGAACCATGTAGCATTCGTTCACACCCTCCCAGACCTCGCGGGTCAGGGCGGTACGTACGGTTTTGGCGTTGTTACGCGCCATGCAGATCAGGTTCAGGACGCTCGACGGGTTGTCCTTGTCGCGGAGCATCCAGTCGATGACCTGTTCGCGGGTGTAATCCGCGCCATATGCCGCCTGATAGCCCCAATGCATCGCGGCGGTTTCAAGAACGCTGGACCATTCGTCCTCACCCGATGGGCGGGTGAGCGACAGGCGCTGGCCTGCTTCGATCAGGCGCGCGGTATTTTCGGACCGTTCAAGGTAGCGGAACATCCAGTAGAGTCCGCCTGCAGTTTTTCCCAGCATCGCGTTACTCCTCCAGAACCCAAGTGTCCTTGGTCCCGCCGCCTTGGGACGAGTTCACAACGAGCGAGCCTTTTTTCAACGCAACGCGGGTCAGGCCGCCTGGCGTGATGTCGACCTTATCGGGGCTGACGAGCACGAAAGGACGCAGGTCCACGTGGCGCGGTGCGAGGCCGGTGCGCGTGAACGTCGGAACAGTAGAGAGCGAAAGGGTCGGTTGAGCGATGTAGTTACCAGGGCGCGCTTTGAGCTTCTTGCGGAAGTCGGCGATGTCCTTCTTCGTCGCGGTCGGCCCGATCAGCATCCCGTAACCACCCGATCCGTGAACCTCTTTTACGACGAGGTCTTCGAGGTTGTCGAGCACGTAGGACAGGCTTTCCGGGTCGTTGCAGCGCCAGGTCGGAACGTTCTTCAAAATGGCTTTTTCGCCGGTGTAGAACTCCACGATATCAGGCATGTAGCTGTAGATCGCCTTGTCGTCGGCGATGCCTGTGCCAGGTGCGTTTGCAATGGTGATGTTGCCAGCGCGGTAGACGTCCATGATGCCCGGAATGCCGAGCGCCGATTCAGGATTGAAGTTCAGCGGGTCGAGGAATTCATCATCCACGCGGCGGTAAAGCACGTCGATCGGCTGGTAGCCTTCGGTCGTCCGCATCTGCACACGGCCATCGACCACGCGAAGGTCGTGACCCTCGACCAGTTCCACGCCCATCTTGTCCGCAAGGAAGCTGTGTTCGTAGTAGGCAGAGTTGAAGATGCCCGGTGTCAGAACGGCCACGCGAGGGCGATCACCGGCGCAGTTCGGCGCGCAGGCTGCCAGAGAACGGCGAAGCATCTTGGGATAATTCGACACCTGCTGTACGCGGTTCCGGCTGAACAGCTCGGGGAACATCTGGAGCATGGTTTCGCGGTTTTCGAGCATATAGCTCACGCCTGACGGCGTCCGCGCATTGTCTTCCAGAACGTAGAATTCATCGGGGCCGGTACGAACAAGGTCGATACCGACAATGTGGGTGTAGACGCCGCCCGGAGGGGTCACGCCAATCATCTTGGGTTCGAATGCGACGTTCTTGGAGATCATCTCTGCCGGAATACGGCCTGCGCGCACGATTTCCTGACGGTGATAGATGTCATGCAGGAAGGCATTAATCGCCCTGACACGCTGCTCGATCCCTCGGGACAGGCGGCTCCATTCGCGGCCGGAGATGATGTGCGGAATGATGTCGAAAGGGATCAGTCGCTCTGCAGCTTCTGCACGTCCATAAACGTTGAATGTGATGCCCGTGAGCCGGAATAGGTCATCCGCCTCGCGCTGTTTTTTACGTAATCTGGACGGATTTTCGCCCTGAAACCAGTTATTGAAATCTGCGTAGGGATCACGGATCGATTCTTGCCCGCTGCCCCACATTTCATCGAAATTGACGCGGTCGTTCATAGGATCAGAATGACTAGCTGTGCACGGATACACAACCGACGACTGCGATCTGGCAGTCATTAATCACTTTTCCGCTGAAAACTTGGGCGGTTTGTGAACGCGCATTCTTAAATGCGAAGGGCGCCGAGAGGCGCCCTCAACCTATCAGAGATCAAAGAAGACTGTTTCGTCCGGACCCTGCAAATGGATCTCGTGGCGGTATGTGTTTCCGTCCCGCTTTGCGATCAGTGTAGGAACGCGTGATTTCAGCTCGATGCGGGACAGGAACGGGTCGGCCTCGTTCGCTTCGGCCTCGTCATCGAAATAGACGCGGGTGGCGAGGGCGAGGTTTATGCCGCGTGCAGCGATCCACATCAGGACATGCGGGGCGTAGGTCTTGCCGTCGACGCTGACAGCGCCCGGTTTGATCGTCTCGAAGCGGAAGACGCCTGTGTCGTGGTCGGCGTGCTGACGACCAAAGCCTGTGAAATGCGGATCGGCTTCGCGGCCATCTTCGGGCGAGGCGAAAACGCCGTTCGCGTCTGCCTGCCAGATCTCGACCATTGCGTCTTTGACCGGAGTGCCGGAGCCGTCGAAAATCACGGCTTCGATGTTGATGCGCTCGCCTTTCGCTTCGCCCGTAAACATCGTCGAGCCGAGGTCGGTGTCGAAGATCGTGTGGATGCCCGTCGTGTTCGGCATGCAGCCGATGTGGACGTAAGGGCCGGCGGTCTGCGACGCGGATTCTTTGAGCTTCGGTGCATAAGGCATGGCTTAGTTCCCTTCCTTACGGTTTTCGAAAACGGTGGAGCGCTTGCCACGCAGAACGATGTCGAAACGGTAGGCACGCATGTCGTGCGGACGCGAGTTGTGCATATCGAGGCGCGCAATCAGACGGTCGATTGCGTCCGCGTCGGGGATCGTTTTCACAATCGGGCAAAGCGCAATGTTCGGGTCGCCTTCGAAGTACATCTGGGTAATCAGGCGCTGGGCGAAGGCCGTACCAAACACCGAGAAGTGGATGTGCGCGGGGCGCCAGTCGTTTTTGCCGTTCGGCCACGGATAGGCCGCCGGACGGATGGTGAAAAAGTGGAAGTAGCCACTCTCGTCGGTCATCGTTCGGCCGCAACCACCGAAGTTCGGGTCGAGCGGCGCGAGGTAGGTGTCCTTCTTGTGGCGATAGCGACCACCGGCATTTGCCTGCCAGAATTCGACCAGCGTGTTACGGATGGGGCGGGCCTCTTCGTCGAGGACATAGCCGTGGACCATGATCCGCTCACCGATCGCGCTCTCGCCCGCTTGGGCGAAGTTGAGGATCAGGTTGTTATCCAATTCGCCGATCAGCGAATGACCGAAGGTCGGACCGGTGAACTCGGTCGGCGAGCCATCAAAGCCGATGGGCGCCTTTTGCGGCGAGCGCAGGATCGATGTCCGGTACCCCGGTGTGTATGCGGGCGGGTGCATATTCAGGTCGCGGGGATAATACCCAGATTTCATCTGTCCTCCTCCAGCGCTCGGCGCGCTTTGGTCACTTCCTCGGGTGTTGAGGGATCGTGACTGATTGCTTTTGGAAAGTAAAATGACGATATGAAGTTTATGATTTCCAGAATCGGAAAGTAAATGATCGACCGCAGGATCAAATTCCGCCACATCCAGTGCTTCGTGGAAATTGCGCGGATGCAGAGCCTCAAGCAGGCCGCTGACCGGCTGTGTCTCACGCAGCCTGCGATTTCCAAGACGTTGAAAGAGCTCGAGGATATCCTTGGAAAAGCGTTGATGACGCGCAGTCGGGCGGGTGTGGAATTGACCCGCGAGGGCGAGGTGTTCCTCCAGTTCGCAGAGATGAGCGTCGGCGCGATCCAGCAGGGGATCGACAGCGTTGCGCAGTCGGGCGACAGCGGAAAACAGGTGCTGATCGTCGGGGCGTTGCCGTCGGTCGCCGCATGGCTGATGCCGGTCGTG
Above is a window of Marivivens aquimaris DNA encoding:
- a CDS encoding proteasome-type protease, coding for MTYCVGMRLNNGLVFMSDTRTNAGVDNISSFCKMRTFSEPGERFITILSAGNLATTQAVISKLEERNKAPEDRAPSIMQAPTMFQIARLVGDMLKETIAENAMTGQRADATFNATLILGGQIKGSEPRLFLVYPEGNFVEASDDTPFFQIGETKYGKPILVRAFEPDMTWEQATKLLLVSFDSTIKANLSVGLPLDLQVYETDTFQQGLRRRIAADDASYHAISNGWGTALKSAFDSLPDIDLNS
- a CDS encoding transglutaminase family protein; translated protein: MTQKLHIIHRTTYSYDEPVPFGLQQLRVTPKGTRNQTVLEWDIQVEGGKVELSYEDHHQNHVTLVSFEPNTTQVTLVSQGVVEIVDTHGVYGPHSGNAPCWLFENQTPLTKPGAGCRSILSKTDGEVGTLDWLHALSAAILESVAYETGRSDAMTTAEDAISAGHGVCQDHTHIFLACCRHAGVPARYVSGYLLMDDRIEQEATHAWAEALVPSLGWVGFDISNGISPDTRYVRVATGLDYNDAAPISGTRFGGASEELIVELQVQQ
- a CDS encoding alpha-E domain-containing protein, translating into MLGKTAGGLYWMFRYLERSENTARLIEAGQRLSLTRPSGEDEWSSVLETAAMHWGYQAAYGADYTREQVIDWMLRDKDNPSSVLNLICMARNNAKTVRTALTREVWEGVNECYMVLCNKLARKVAERDLPEVLQMIRQRTAYVRGATHGTMLRNDFYDFSRIGTFVERADNTARILDVKYYVLLPSAMSVGSSLDNVQWQTILRSVSAEGGFQISYGQDPRPREIAQFLILDKRMPRSLSFCTDKIRDNLGYLMADYGTRLKCHDMADKLALRTMQRSIDEVLDDGLHEFIQEYLKSVAELGNQIEVDYRFYA
- a CDS encoding circularly permuted type 2 ATP-grasp protein, with the translated sequence MNDRVNFDEMWGSGQESIRDPYADFNNWFQGENPSRLRKKQREADDLFRLTGITFNVYGRAEAAERLIPFDIIPHIISGREWSRLSRGIEQRVRAINAFLHDIYHRQEIVRAGRIPAEMISKNVAFEPKMIGVTPPGGVYTHIVGIDLVRTGPDEFYVLEDNARTPSGVSYMLENRETMLQMFPELFSRNRVQQVSNYPKMLRRSLAACAPNCAGDRPRVAVLTPGIFNSAYYEHSFLADKMGVELVEGHDLRVVDGRVQMRTTEGYQPIDVLYRRVDDEFLDPLNFNPESALGIPGIMDVYRAGNITIANAPGTGIADDKAIYSYMPDIVEFYTGEKAILKNVPTWRCNDPESLSYVLDNLEDLVVKEVHGSGGYGMLIGPTATKKDIADFRKKLKARPGNYIAQPTLSLSTVPTFTRTGLAPRHVDLRPFVLVSPDKVDITPGGLTRVALKKGSLVVNSSQGGGTKDTWVLEE
- the pcaG gene encoding protocatechuate 3,4-dioxygenase subunit alpha encodes the protein MPYAPKLKESASQTAGPYVHIGCMPNTTGIHTIFDTDLGSTMFTGEAKGERINIEAVIFDGSGTPVKDAMVEIWQADANGVFASPEDGREADPHFTGFGRQHADHDTGVFRFETIKPGAVSVDGKTYAPHVLMWIAARGINLALATRVYFDDEAEANEADPFLSRIELKSRVPTLIAKRDGNTYRHEIHLQGPDETVFFDL
- the pcaH gene encoding protocatechuate 3,4-dioxygenase subunit beta, which translates into the protein MKSGYYPRDLNMHPPAYTPGYRTSILRSPQKAPIGFDGSPTEFTGPTFGHSLIGELDNNLILNFAQAGESAIGERIMVHGYVLDEEARPIRNTLVEFWQANAGGRYRHKKDTYLAPLDPNFGGCGRTMTDESGYFHFFTIRPAAYPWPNGKNDWRPAHIHFSVFGTAFAQRLITQMYFEGDPNIALCPIVKTIPDADAIDRLIARLDMHNSRPHDMRAYRFDIVLRGKRSTVFENRKEGN